The following nucleotide sequence is from Pedobacter sp. PACM 27299.
TTTAGGAAATATGAATAAGGCTAACAGAAGAAAATTTATTGGGACTGCAGCTGTTCTTTCCGTTGGAACAATGGCAAGCGCAATACCCTTAACCCATACAAAAGATGATTATCCAGTGGTACATCATGTATTTTTCTGGTTGAAAAACCCAGAATCAAAAGCAGACCGTGATCAATTGATTGCAGGCGTAAAAACACTTTCTAAAATACCAACTGTACGAAAAATCCATGTTGGCGTTACCGCTAGCACAGAAAAACGTGATGTCATTGACAGCAGCTGGAGCGTATCCGAACTGATGTTCTTTTCTGATCTTGAAGGACAGGCCACTTACCAGACGCACCCCATACATCTGGAATTCATTAAAAACTACAGTCATTTGTGGGAAAAGGTGCTCGTTTATGATATAATAGAGGCCTAACTCAGCCTCTGTTTTCTTCATCTAAATTCTTCGTAATCTCCTAAAATAAAAGCCAACTTGTAAATAATAACATAAAAAACAGGAATTCTAAATTAATTCTCTAATTTTGTATTGAACAACACAAAATTAAATCTAGAGATGAGAGGCAGGCCAACTGTATACGATAACGAACAGATTTTACAAAAAGCACAGCATGTTTTTTGGACAAAAGGCTTTACAGCAACTTCTTTGGAAGACTTGCTTAAAGCCATGGAAATCGGAAGCGGAAGCTTCTACAATGCGTTTAAAGGCGGAAAAAAAGAGCTGTTCCGCAAGGCAATACAACAAAGGAGAATAGCTTTCAATCAATTTAAAGCCGAACTGAAACAAAGTGAATCTCCCATCAATTTAATCAAAGACTTTTTTCGAAGCATCGCTAAATCTGACCAGGAGAGCCACCTTCAAGGCTGTATTATTGCCAATACCGTGGTCGAAATGACTTTCGTAGATGAAGAATTAGAACAGGAGTCTGTGGCAATCTTGAAAGAAGTAGAAGCCATGTTCACAGCTGCAATCGACAAGGCACAGAAAAATGGAACACTTAAAAACCAAACAGATCCGATCGTTTTAGGAAGGTACCTGATCACCTTATGGAATGGTTTAAATGTTACCAGACGGATGTATCCAGACAATAAAGTGCTTAAAACACAAATTGAAATGCAATTAGAAATTATCAGCTAATTTTTTTGGCTATTTATGTAGTGATCAATACAAAATAAAAACAACAATATGGACTTACAATTAAAATCAAAAACGGCCTTTATAAGTGGTTCTACACAAGGAATCGGATTTGCTATCGCAAAACAGCTGCTTGCTGAAGGTGCTAAAGTAATCATCAATGGTAGAACACAAAAGAAAATTGACCTTGCTATACAAAGCTTAATCCGAGAAATCCCTGGTGCTGATGTTTCGGGAATTGCCGCTGACTTTAGTCAGACAGAAGAAGTGAATGAATTGCTAGCTAAACTCCCAAACATTGACATACTCATTAATAACGTTGGGATATTTGAACTCAAGCCCTTCACCGAAATTACAGACCAGGACTGGGCTCATATTTTTGAAGTAAACGTGATGAGCGGAATCAGGTTATCAAGACAGTTGCTTCCTAAAATGTTAGAGAGAAAATGGGGCAGAATCATATTTATCAGTAGTGAATCCGCGATAAATATTCCAGAAAATATGATTCACTATGGGATGACTAAAACAGCCATGCTTTCTGTAAGCAGTGGTTTAGCAAAACTCACCAAAAACACGCAGGTTACTGTAAATACAATATTAGGCGGCCCAACTTATTCTGATGGAGTGGCTGAAACCGTCACACAAATCGCATCGGCACAAAACCAGGATGTGGAACAGGTCAAAAATTACATCATGAATAATTTCAATCCATCCTCATTACTTCAACGATTTATTGATCCTTCAGAAATAGCGAATCTTGCAGCCTATCTTTCCAGTCCTTTGTCTATCGCGACAAACGGTTCTTCAGTTCGTGC
It contains:
- a CDS encoding Dabb family protein, giving the protein MNKANRRKFIGTAAVLSVGTMASAIPLTHTKDDYPVVHHVFFWLKNPESKADRDQLIAGVKTLSKIPTVRKIHVGVTASTEKRDVIDSSWSVSELMFFSDLEGQATYQTHPIHLEFIKNYSHLWEKVLVYDIIEA
- a CDS encoding TetR/AcrR family transcriptional regulator, yielding MNNTKLNLEMRGRPTVYDNEQILQKAQHVFWTKGFTATSLEDLLKAMEIGSGSFYNAFKGGKKELFRKAIQQRRIAFNQFKAELKQSESPINLIKDFFRSIAKSDQESHLQGCIIANTVVEMTFVDEELEQESVAILKEVEAMFTAAIDKAQKNGTLKNQTDPIVLGRYLITLWNGLNVTRRMYPDNKVLKTQIEMQLEIIS
- a CDS encoding SDR family NAD(P)-dependent oxidoreductase → MDLQLKSKTAFISGSTQGIGFAIAKQLLAEGAKVIINGRTQKKIDLAIQSLIREIPGADVSGIAADFSQTEEVNELLAKLPNIDILINNVGIFELKPFTEITDQDWAHIFEVNVMSGIRLSRQLLPKMLERKWGRIIFISSESAINIPENMIHYGMTKTAMLSVSSGLAKLTKNTQVTVNTILGGPTYSDGVAETVTQIASAQNQDVEQVKNYIMNNFNPSSLLQRFIDPSEIANLAAYLSSPLSIATNGSSVRADGGVLPTI